The Stutzerimonas stutzeri DNA window TCGTTCTGGCCGAGTATGGACTGGCCGAAGCCGCGATCGTCCTGGCCGAGGTTCTTCAACACCTGGCTGAAGCGCGAGCCGCGCTCCTGCCGGCGCAGCAGGCCTTCGGTCCAGGCGCTCATCATTTCCGGCAGCGCCATCAGCCGTGCCGTGTGCCCGGACGGGGCGGTATCGAACACCAGCAGGTCGTAGTCCGCCAGGCCCTGCTCCAGCGTCTCGGCGATGCGTTCGAGCAGCGCCGCCTCGTGCATTCCAGGGGCATCGCGCGACAGCGCCATGTGCTTGTCCACTTCGCCGGCCAGGTGCGCCGGCATCAGCTTGCGCAGGGCGGCGCCGACGTCCTCGAGGTGCTGCTGCACGGTGAGTTCCGGGTCCAGCTCCAGGCCGTCGAGCCCGGCCGCCAGGCGCACCTTCTGCGGGCCCACCGGGCGCTGCCAGAGGTGCCCGAGGTTGTGTGCCGGATCGGTGGAGACCAGCAGCACGCGGCGCCCGGCCCGCGCCTGGGCGAGGGCGGTGGCGGCGGCCACGGTGGTCTTGCCGACGCCACCCTTGCCGCCAAAGAACAGCACGCGACGCTCGGCCGCCAGCTCTAGCAGCATGCGATATGGTCCAGTGGCGAGTGCTCCATTCCCATGCGCCGGTGCCAGTCGTGGAAGCGCTCGTACA harbors:
- a CDS encoding ArsA family ATPase, producing MLLELAAERRVLFFGGKGGVGKTTVAAATALAQARAGRRVLLVSTDPAHNLGHLWQRPVGPQKVRLAAGLDGLELDPELTVQQHLEDVGAALRKLMPAHLAGEVDKHMALSRDAPGMHEAALLERIAETLEQGLADYDLLVFDTAPSGHTARLMALPEMMSAWTEGLLRRQERGSRFSQVLKNLGQDDRGFGQSILGQNDGEAAPDRDSRIRQILDRRRERFNRLREVLGDAQQCAFVIVLAAERLPVLETIELHALLQRAGTPVGALVVNKRSPADAGAFLAERHAQEEQHLATLRQALGQLPLLELPLLPGDVVGEAALEAFARRLAD